agaaaaacaaatgaaaatagaTATGCTTTTCTCAAAAAGCTGCAGCCCGAGTTAGCGAAGCTCCATAGATGGTGAACCGAATGAAGGTAAGAGCCACCCCTTCTTCTGTGCATGCTCAACATAAAAGCTGAATTTCTCCCTTGCATTTGGAATGTCAAGGGCCAGATCGTCGAGTCCATCCTTGATCCGGGTAAAGCCTTTTGTCATCTGATTGATAGTAATCAGCCCTTCAGTAAAACATTCCTGCAGCAGATCCAGCATTCTATCATTCTTCTTCTCCATGGCCATTACCAACgccttcttcaccacttcatggTTAAAGAAAGGCATGCCAAGATCACGAATACATTGGCAGGCTTCGGCAACATCGCCTCCGCTTTCATACTCCTCTAAAAGCTTTAAGATCTTGTCCTTTGCATCCTCCACAGCCCAACCACTTCCTCCTCCCCAACACCTCAAAATCCTCTCACCGGCATGACGGGCAGAAAGGAGTGCTCTGGCCATCCGCACGGTCTCACTCCCACTGGAATCCAGTGGCAACTTGCTGCTCATCTCTTCTAAATTATGTGGAACCAAGACATCGTCAATCACGGCCCTAGCAAGAAAAAGGGCGATCTCATTTGAAGCATCCAGAATGTCCAGTGCTGTATCTTCAGCGGATTCTAGAAGCATAACAAAACCATTAGCTATATCTTCGCTTGAGAAAATCTCAATATGAAGAGAGGCCAGTAGAACAGACgccatttctttttctctgttCTTCCTATCCATGGCAAGGGTGATcagcttctttaaaaaaattgggtTATACTCGGGTGCCCCAAGATCTACAAGGCTCTGGATGAGTTCAGGAATGTCATCTGAGAGAAAATATTCATGAATTATAGTCACAGCTTCTTCCTTATAATGCCTGACCTTTGCATCATCTGGTACCTCCCCATCTTCTGCTGGGGACTTCACAAATGAAGCATCAAGCCATCCTTCAGAGATTGCCTTGGGGACAAGCGATTGGAACAGAGCTTTTGCTGATGGAATGTCAAGAGCAAGGTCATCGAGGCTCTCTGCAAGCCGAGTGAAACCCTTTACCATTTGACTAGAACTGATCAGGCCTTCCTCAGATGCTTCCTTTAATAGCTTCAATATTAGCGGTTCTGCCGTTCTAATCTCCATGGCAAGTACCAAAGCCCTCTTCACAACCTCATGATGGAAGAATGCAACTCCTAACTCTCTTATGAACCTACAGGCCTCAATAGTGTCTCCACTCTCCACATATTCCCTCAACAAGTCGGCAATC
This Carya illinoinensis cultivar Pawnee chromosome 11, C.illinoinensisPawnee_v1, whole genome shotgun sequence DNA region includes the following protein-coding sequences:
- the LOC122281035 gene encoding MA3 DOMAIN-CONTAINING TRANSLATION REGULATORY FACTOR 1-like → MASNEGFLTNEQREVLKIASKNVESLSSSPKSPTSLLSEHIVKAPAGGKAQTSGIAVRHVRRSHSGKFVRVKKDGAGGKGTWGKLLDTDGESHLDRNDPNYDSGEEPYQLVGSTVSDPLDEYKKAVVSIIEEYFSTGDVDLAASDLRELGSSEYHPYFIKRLVSLAMDRHDKEKEMASVLLSALYADVISPDQIQDGFFILLESADDLAVDILDAVEILALFLARAVVDDIVPPAFLTRAKKGLPESSKGVQVIQIADKSYLSAPHHAELVEKRWGGSTHVTVEEVKKKIADLLREYVESGDTIEACRFIRELGVAFFHHEVVKRALVLAMEIRTAEPLILKLLKEASEEGLISSSQMVKGFTRLAESLDDLALDIPSAKALFQSLVPKAISEGWLDASFVKSPAEDGEVPDDAKVRHYKEEAVTIIHEYFLSDDIPELIQSLVDLGAPEYNPIFLKKLITLAMDRKNREKEMASVLLASLHIEIFSSEDIANGFVMLLESAEDTALDILDASNEIALFLARAVIDDVLVPHNLEEMSSKLPLDSSGSETVRMARALLSARHAGERILRCWGGGSGWAVEDAKDKILKLLEEYESGGDVAEACQCIRDLGMPFFNHEVVKKALVMAMEKKNDRMLDLLQECFTEGLITINQMTKGFTRIKDGLDDLALDIPNAREKFSFYVEHAQKKGWLLPSFGSPSMELR